One window of the Carnobacterium maltaromaticum DSM 20342 genome contains the following:
- a CDS encoding SIS domain-containing protein, producing the protein MYELTTEELTQLGAVITANEIKQQPELWQEAFENYRSKENEINRFLTDLSNQFKKMRIIFTGAGTSAYVGDTVLPYLKGQLNGKKWDLMSIPTTDLVSNPEAFFANEIPTLLVSFARSGNSPESLAAVSLGKQLVKDFYQVTITCAFDGKLANQAEGDAKNLLLLMPKKANDKGFAMTGSYSCMTLTALLVFDLTSLSQKAKWIEQLKVMGEDVLQRSTEIQKIIDLDFNRVIYLGSGSLAGMTREAQLKILELTAGQIATVFDSSLGFRHGPKSFVNEQTLVFVFTSNDPYTRQYDLDILNELKQDQIACYVSGLSVAGETNFGGNNFTFLGNGKDIPDAYLVLPYIIFAQTIAVLSAIKVGNQPDTPSPTGTVNRVVKGVEIYPYQVD; encoded by the coding sequence ATGTATGAACTGACAACTGAGGAACTAACACAATTAGGTGCTGTGATTACAGCCAATGAAATTAAGCAACAACCTGAACTATGGCAAGAAGCTTTTGAAAATTATCGAAGTAAAGAGAATGAAATCAATCGTTTTCTAACTGATTTAAGTAATCAGTTTAAAAAAATGCGTATTATTTTTACTGGAGCAGGAACATCAGCTTATGTAGGAGATACTGTCTTGCCTTATTTAAAAGGGCAGTTAAATGGAAAAAAATGGGATTTAATGAGTATTCCAACAACAGATTTAGTGTCTAACCCAGAGGCTTTTTTTGCTAATGAAATACCAACATTATTAGTTTCCTTTGCTAGAAGTGGCAATAGTCCAGAAAGTCTTGCCGCAGTATCATTAGGGAAACAGCTAGTAAAAGATTTTTATCAAGTAACGATTACATGTGCTTTTGATGGGAAATTAGCCAATCAGGCAGAAGGAGATGCAAAAAATTTACTTTTATTGATGCCTAAAAAAGCGAATGATAAAGGCTTTGCTATGACAGGTAGCTACTCATGTATGACTTTAACAGCTTTACTGGTTTTCGATTTAACTTCACTTTCCCAAAAAGCTAAATGGATTGAACAGCTTAAAGTCATGGGAGAAGATGTCTTACAACGTTCCACTGAAATTCAAAAAATAATTGATTTAGATTTTAATCGGGTCATTTATTTAGGGTCAGGAAGCTTAGCAGGTATGACTCGTGAAGCGCAATTGAAGATTCTTGAATTGACAGCTGGCCAGATTGCTACGGTATTTGATTCATCATTGGGATTTCGCCATGGTCCAAAATCGTTTGTTAATGAGCAAACACTAGTTTTTGTTTTCACCTCAAATGACCCTTATACAAGACAATATGATCTCGATATTTTAAATGAATTAAAGCAAGATCAAATTGCTTGTTATGTTAGTGGTTTGTCTGTTGCTGGAGAAACCAATTTTGGTGGGAATAATTTTACTTTTTTAGGAAATGGCAAGGATATACCAGATGCTTATCTAGTCTTGCCCTATATTATTTTTGCTCAAACAATTGCTGTTCTATCTGCAATTAAAGTTGGCAATCAACCAGATACACCTTCACCAACTGGAACCGTTAATCGTGTGGTCAAAGGTGTAGAGATTTATCCTTACCAAGTAGATTAA
- the agaF gene encoding PTS galactosamine/N-acetylgalactosamine transporter subunit IIA produces the protein MIGMILCGHGNFASGMYSAIKLIAGEQEDFATVDFSAGMSSEELKEQLLVQIAKTENGNGVVIFTDIPGGTPFNQAVLLSTENESVKIVSGTNLPLLLESSFKRDLSLTEFVSQALKSGAEGLKTFKIKETEPIREDSFGI, from the coding sequence ATGATTGGAATGATCTTATGTGGGCATGGTAATTTTGCGTCTGGCATGTATTCCGCCATTAAACTAATTGCTGGTGAACAAGAGGATTTTGCAACCGTTGATTTTAGTGCTGGAATGAGTTCCGAAGAGTTAAAAGAACAGCTTTTAGTTCAAATTGCTAAAACAGAAAACGGTAATGGTGTTGTGATTTTTACAGATATACCCGGTGGAACCCCTTTTAATCAAGCTGTTTTATTATCAACTGAAAATGAAAGCGTTAAAATTGTGTCTGGAACAAATTTGCCATTATTGCTTGAAAGTTCTTTTAAGCGAGACCTCAGTTTAACAGAATTTGTCTCTCAGGCATTAAAATCTGGAGCTGAAGGATTGAAAACATTTAAAATTAAAGAAACTGAACCGATAAGAGAAGATAGTTTTGGCATTTAA
- a CDS encoding GntR family transcriptional regulator, which translates to MINKNSSVPLYDQLVDILVNEINTKLKTNEKMMSEREICQKYDVSRTTVRLALSELENMGYIYKRHGKGTFVAALSQGKQNLMDNYSFTDQMRESGKAPQTKVLFFKIVLSNQYISDKMGIDLGTEVYRLKRLRLADGIPMMVETSYIPVKEFQGLEESRIAKKPLYEIFKEDYNELVKVADEEFSASLLTDKEALLLESEDDGACLRLKRTSYNKANIVIEFTLSTARSDQFVYKVRHIQQ; encoded by the coding sequence ATGATAAATAAAAATAGTTCAGTACCACTATACGATCAATTGGTCGATATTTTAGTCAATGAAATTAATACAAAGCTAAAAACGAATGAAAAAATGATGTCCGAAAGAGAAATTTGCCAAAAATATGATGTTAGCCGTACGACAGTAAGATTAGCTTTATCTGAATTAGAAAATATGGGCTATATTTATAAACGTCATGGCAAGGGAACCTTTGTAGCGGCGTTAAGTCAAGGAAAGCAAAATTTAATGGATAACTATAGCTTCACTGACCAAATGCGCGAAAGTGGAAAAGCGCCTCAAACAAAAGTCCTTTTTTTTAAAATTGTATTAAGCAATCAGTATATCAGCGATAAAATGGGCATTGATTTAGGAACGGAAGTCTATCGATTGAAACGTTTACGGTTAGCTGATGGTATTCCAATGATGGTTGAAACGAGTTATATTCCAGTCAAAGAGTTTCAAGGATTAGAAGAAAGTCGAATTGCTAAGAAACCCTTGTATGAGATTTTTAAAGAAGATTACAATGAATTGGTTAAGGTCGCAGATGAAGAATTTTCGGCTAGTTTATTAACGGATAAAGAGGCACTCTTATTAGAAAGTGAAGATGATGGAGCGTGTTTAAGGCTAAAAAGAACAAGTTACAATAAAGCTAATATTGTGATTGAATTTACGTTAAGTACGGCTCGCAGCGATCAATTTGTATACAAAGTTCGTCATATTCAACAATGA
- the agaV gene encoding PTS N-acetylgalactosamine transporter subunit IIB, with protein MTKPNILLTRIDNRLVHGQVGMTWTNTLGANLVVVANDEVATDSVQQNLMDMVLPETVQIRFFTLEKTIRIIGKAAPHQKILLVVKTPEDALTLVEGGVPIEFLNIGNLHFSEGKQQLSSTVSVDKNDVETFRKLNQLGVKMEVKGIPSERGQDLMNLLKEATF; from the coding sequence ATGACTAAACCAAATATTTTATTAACTAGAATTGATAATCGACTTGTTCATGGGCAAGTCGGGATGACATGGACCAACACGTTAGGTGCAAATTTAGTTGTAGTAGCAAATGATGAAGTAGCAACAGATTCAGTTCAGCAAAATTTAATGGATATGGTTTTACCAGAAACGGTCCAGATTCGTTTCTTTACCCTAGAAAAAACAATTCGAATTATTGGTAAAGCTGCGCCGCATCAAAAAATTTTACTTGTAGTTAAAACACCAGAAGATGCATTGACTTTAGTTGAAGGCGGGGTTCCGATTGAGTTCTTAAATATTGGAAATCTACATTTTTCAGAAGGGAAACAACAATTGTCTTCGACGGTTTCAGTTGATAAAAATGATGTAGAAACATTTAGAAAATTAAATCAGTTAGGTGTCAAAATGGAAGTTAAAGGGATCCCTAGTGAGAGAGGTCAAGATTTAATGAATTTACTGAAAGAAGCGACATTTTAA
- a CDS encoding glycerate kinase — translation MIAIDSMKGSLTSSEANQIVATVFKAAGYEVEQVAIADGGEGTVEAYLTNQEGEWIEVETLDPLGEICKSFYGWYPGKKEAVIEVAASSGLGLIQNRKHNHPSQTSSFGTGQLILSAMDKGAKSIVIGLGGSGTIDGGIGILKALGVEFFDENGLELAGIGNDLAKIKRIDRNKMDQRLKTIEITVASDVSNPLTGSEGAVAIFGEQKGLRSSELASYDQAMANFLKIATGNSISSLGDGAAGGMGFALRHFLNAKVIPGFTLIAAENELAAKIKIADLVITGEGQIDQQSLYGKVPVAIAKLAKKNNIPVIAFVGSIKGDMTEAYQAGISEIIPIVQSVSTLENALKNASENLEKSVKQTVKLLHLFN, via the coding sequence GTGATTGCGATTGATTCAATGAAAGGTTCTTTAACAAGTAGTGAAGCAAATCAGATTGTGGCAACTGTATTTAAAGCAGCTGGTTATGAAGTTGAGCAAGTAGCAATTGCAGATGGCGGTGAAGGGACCGTTGAAGCCTATTTAACCAATCAAGAGGGCGAATGGATTGAAGTGGAAACGCTAGACCCTCTGGGTGAAATCTGCAAAAGTTTTTATGGCTGGTATCCGGGAAAAAAGGAAGCTGTTATTGAAGTTGCTGCTAGTTCTGGACTTGGACTTATCCAAAATAGAAAACACAATCATCCTAGTCAAACAAGTAGTTTTGGAACAGGTCAGTTGATTTTGTCAGCAATGGATAAAGGGGCAAAATCAATTGTGATTGGTTTAGGTGGAAGTGGAACTATTGATGGTGGGATTGGAATTTTAAAAGCTTTGGGTGTCGAATTTTTTGATGAAAATGGGCTAGAATTAGCAGGTATAGGTAATGATTTAGCAAAAATTAAACGAATTGATAGGAATAAAATGGACCAACGTTTGAAAACGATTGAGATTACTGTGGCTTCAGATGTCAGCAATCCCCTAACTGGTTCTGAAGGTGCGGTTGCTATTTTTGGGGAACAAAAAGGATTAAGGTCTTCTGAATTAGCAAGTTATGATCAAGCAATGGCCAATTTTCTTAAAATAGCCACAGGTAATTCTATCTCTAGTTTAGGGGATGGTGCGGCAGGTGGTATGGGCTTTGCACTACGTCACTTTCTGAACGCTAAAGTAATCCCAGGCTTTACTTTAATCGCTGCTGAAAATGAGTTAGCAGCTAAAATTAAGATAGCTGATTTGGTGATTACTGGCGAAGGCCAGATTGATCAACAAAGTTTATATGGCAAAGTTCCGGTAGCAATTGCTAAATTAGCAAAAAAAAACAATATCCCTGTGATTGCCTTTGTTGGATCGATTAAGGGGGATATGACTGAAGCTTATCAAGCCGGTATTTCTGAAATTATTCCAATTGTTCAATCTGTTTCTACTTTAGAAAATGCGTTAAAGAATGCTTCTGAAAATCTAGAAAAAAGTGTGAAACAGACAGTTAAGTTGTTGCATTTATTTAATTAA
- a CDS encoding heavy metal translocating P-type ATPase — protein MEASKEKVHNHEHEHENGGGHNHSHGDSKSAVILFFAGLTAFIVALFLTDSSLLQTILFISAMLLSGYHIMLEGITDTIEATKRKRKFSPNVHILMTVAAIGATIIGNYEEGALLIIIFAAAHFMEEYAEGRSKREITNLLKMNPTEARLIEADGSVKVVDVSVLKIGDKLQVLNGDQIATDGVILSGVTSIDESSINGESIPREKTVGDEVFGSTINGNGTFTMEVTKDSSDTLFAKILQLVNQSQSNLSKTATKIQKIEPYYVIAVLIIVPIFILLGPSIFNWTWNESFYRGMVFLISASPCALAASAVPATLSGISNLAKRGVLFKGGSYLANLAGIKAVAFDKTGTLTKGKPSVTDFYFDEIDEATTEQNYIDLIVAMEKTANHPLANAILGKFEAKESIELEVENEIGKGLVAQYNGAVYQIGKPTVFKNVSSKIENHNEQYSKDGKTVVYFAKDNQVIGLIAMMDVPNANAIEVISYLKSQNIHTMMITGDSEVTGQAVGRQLGIDEVIGNVLPENKAQVIKDQQARYGTVAMLGDGVNDAPALVTADIGVAMGDGTDIAIDVADAVLMQNDLTKFSYAHKVSKRLDRVVWQNIIFSMLIVAILVTLNVLGKMDITIGVIAHEGSTLIVILNGLRLLLPSK, from the coding sequence ATGGAAGCGAGCAAAGAAAAGGTACACAATCATGAACACGAGCATGAAAATGGTGGAGGACATAATCATAGTCATGGAGATAGTAAATCAGCAGTCATTTTATTTTTTGCTGGATTAACAGCTTTTATAGTTGCATTATTTTTAACCGATAGTAGTTTGCTACAAACTATTCTTTTTATTAGTGCCATGCTATTATCGGGCTACCATATTATGCTAGAAGGTATTACAGATACAATTGAAGCCACAAAAAGAAAAAGAAAATTTTCACCTAATGTGCATATATTAATGACAGTAGCAGCAATTGGAGCTACTATTATTGGCAATTATGAAGAAGGTGCACTTTTAATTATTATTTTTGCAGCTGCTCATTTTATGGAAGAATATGCAGAAGGACGTAGTAAAAGAGAAATAACTAATTTGCTTAAAATGAATCCGACTGAAGCCCGTTTAATTGAAGCAGACGGTAGCGTTAAAGTTGTTGATGTTTCGGTTCTAAAAATTGGAGATAAATTACAAGTTTTAAATGGAGATCAAATTGCGACTGATGGTGTGATTTTATCAGGCGTGACATCAATTGATGAATCGTCTATTAATGGAGAAAGTATTCCTAGAGAAAAGACAGTCGGTGATGAAGTTTTTGGTAGTACAATTAATGGAAATGGTACTTTTACAATGGAGGTGACCAAAGATAGCAGTGATACATTGTTTGCTAAAATTTTACAATTGGTCAATCAATCCCAATCAAATCTATCTAAAACAGCAACTAAAATTCAAAAAATTGAACCTTACTATGTCATTGCCGTTTTAATTATTGTCCCAATTTTTATTCTTTTAGGACCAAGTATTTTTAATTGGACTTGGAATGAAAGTTTTTATAGAGGAATGGTATTCTTAATATCTGCATCTCCTTGTGCTTTGGCAGCAAGTGCTGTACCAGCAACATTATCTGGTATTTCTAACTTAGCTAAACGTGGAGTATTATTCAAAGGTGGATCTTATCTGGCTAACTTAGCAGGAATTAAGGCTGTAGCATTTGATAAAACAGGAACATTAACTAAAGGGAAACCTTCTGTAACTGATTTTTATTTTGATGAAATCGATGAAGCTACGACTGAACAAAACTATATTGATTTAATTGTTGCAATGGAAAAAACAGCTAATCATCCTTTAGCTAATGCAATTTTAGGAAAATTCGAGGCAAAAGAAAGCATAGAGCTTGAAGTTGAAAATGAAATTGGTAAAGGTCTTGTGGCTCAGTATAATGGTGCTGTTTACCAAATTGGAAAACCAACTGTTTTCAAAAATGTTAGTTCAAAAATTGAAAATCATAATGAACAATACTCCAAAGATGGCAAAACGGTCGTTTATTTTGCTAAAGATAATCAAGTTATAGGCTTGATTGCGATGATGGATGTTCCCAATGCAAATGCAATTGAAGTGATTAGTTATTTGAAATCACAAAATATTCATACAATGATGATTACTGGAGATTCAGAAGTGACAGGCCAAGCAGTTGGTCGCCAATTAGGAATTGATGAGGTCATTGGTAATGTCTTACCAGAAAATAAAGCTCAAGTAATTAAAGATCAACAAGCTCGTTATGGTACAGTGGCAATGCTAGGTGATGGAGTTAATGATGCTCCTGCCCTTGTAACAGCAGATATAGGTGTGGCTATGGGAGATGGAACTGATATTGCCATTGATGTGGCAGATGCGGTCTTAATGCAAAATGATTTAACTAAGTTTAGTTATGCACATAAAGTTTCTAAACGTCTTGATCGGGTTGTTTGGCAAAATATTATTTTCTCAATGTTGATTGTGGCTATCCTTGTTACATTGAATGTTCTAGGGAAAATGGATATCACAATCGGAGTCATTGCTCATGAAGGAAGTACTTTAATTGTTATCTTGAATGGTTTACGTTTGTTATTACCTTCAAAATAA
- a CDS encoding flavocytochrome c, whose translation MRKKGLKVLFLMMALALIIVGCGTKENAKEENAKKESSKNESSEVTTGASEGSSYTPLAELKDSYDIVIVGSGGAGMSAALEAKEKGLNPVIFEKMAVVGGNTLKSSSGMNASETKFQKEEGISDSNDLFYEETLAGGHGTNDPEMLRFFVDHSADAIDWLDSMGIRLNNLTITGGMKEKRTHRPEDGSAVGQYLVNGLIKNVQEKDIPVFVNADVKEITEKDDQVNGVKVQFDHKEDKTIKADAVVVTTGGFGANMEMISETNPELKDYVTTNQIGSTGDGIKMIEKLGGYTVDMKEIQIHPTVQQEKSYLIGEVVRGEGAILVSSTGERFVNELDTRDAVSSAVNQTPDKFAYLIFDSGVKERAKAIEQYEKLGFVVEGQTLAELAKEINVPDTALEATVGKWNEDVAAKSDTAFNRTTGMEHDLSKGPYYAIKIAPGIHYTMGGIKVNPETEVLTKEGTSIKGLYAAGELTGGLHGENRIGGNSVAEIIIFGRQAGIKSAEFVHSLK comes from the coding sequence ATGAGAAAAAAAGGGTTGAAAGTTTTATTTTTAATGATGGCATTGGCATTGATTATTGTTGGTTGTGGCACAAAAGAAAATGCTAAAGAAGAAAATGCAAAAAAAGAGTCAAGTAAAAATGAATCTTCTGAAGTCACAACAGGTGCATCAGAAGGTAGTAGTTATACACCATTAGCAGAATTAAAAGATTCTTATGATATCGTGATCGTTGGTTCTGGTGGTGCTGGAATGTCAGCAGCACTTGAAGCAAAAGAAAAAGGTTTGAATCCAGTTATTTTTGAAAAAATGGCTGTCGTTGGTGGAAATACACTAAAATCTTCTTCTGGAATGAATGCATCTGAGACTAAATTTCAAAAAGAAGAAGGTATTTCTGATAGTAATGACTTATTTTATGAAGAGACTTTAGCAGGTGGTCATGGAACGAATGACCCAGAAATGTTGCGCTTTTTCGTAGATCATTCAGCGGATGCCATTGATTGGTTAGACTCTATGGGTATTCGTTTAAACAATCTTACGATTACTGGTGGGATGAAAGAAAAACGGACACATCGACCAGAAGATGGTTCAGCTGTTGGACAATATTTGGTTAATGGTTTAATAAAAAATGTTCAAGAAAAAGATATTCCAGTCTTTGTAAATGCAGATGTGAAAGAAATTACGGAGAAAGATGATCAAGTAAATGGTGTGAAAGTACAATTTGATCATAAGGAAGATAAAACAATCAAGGCAGATGCGGTTGTAGTGACAACTGGTGGATTTGGTGCAAATATGGAAATGATTTCTGAAACCAATCCAGAACTTAAAGACTATGTGACAACCAATCAGATTGGTAGTACAGGTGATGGCATTAAAATGATAGAAAAACTTGGTGGATATACAGTTGATATGAAAGAAATTCAAATTCACCCAACAGTTCAACAAGAAAAATCTTATTTAATTGGTGAGGTTGTTCGTGGTGAAGGCGCAATTTTAGTTTCTTCAACTGGCGAACGTTTTGTTAATGAACTAGACACGCGTGACGCTGTTTCAAGTGCAGTTAATCAAACACCAGATAAATTTGCTTATTTAATTTTTGATTCAGGAGTCAAAGAAAGAGCGAAAGCTATTGAACAATATGAAAAATTAGGCTTTGTTGTTGAAGGTCAAACATTAGCTGAGTTAGCAAAAGAAATTAACGTACCGGATACAGCATTAGAAGCGACTGTGGGTAAGTGGAATGAAGATGTAGCTGCTAAATCAGATACTGCTTTTAATCGCACAACGGGGATGGAACATGATTTATCAAAAGGTCCTTATTACGCAATTAAAATTGCTCCAGGTATTCATTATACAATGGGAGGCATTAAAGTAAATCCTGAAACAGAGGTACTAACCAAAGAAGGTACATCGATTAAAGGTCTTTATGCAGCTGGTGAATTAACTGGTGGATTGCACGGAGAGAATCGAATTGGCGGTAATTCAGTCGCTGAAATTATTATTTTCGGACGTCAAGCAGGTATTAAATCTGCTGAGTTTGTTCATTCGCTGAAATAA
- a CDS encoding PTS system mannose/fructose/sorbose family transporter subunit IID, translating into MASNESIEKVDLISNDYKDPTVTKVITKKDLNKMVWRSLLLQASFNYERMQGGGWTYSLIPGLKKIHKNEEDLSSSLLDHMQFFNTHPFLVTFIQGIILAMEENKEKRDTIRGIKVAMMGPLGGIGDALFWLTLLPITAGIGAALSSDGNPVGPILFLVVFNVVHFGLLFFLMHYGYNTGTKAIASLKEGTKKISRAASIVGLTVIGALVATYINFNLGLTIHAGEIKVNLQEGVIDQIMPKLLPLLYTFFCYWMLKKGKSPLLLIGITVIVGVLGSFIGLF; encoded by the coding sequence ATGGCATCTAATGAAAGCATCGAAAAGGTTGATTTAATTAGTAATGACTACAAAGACCCAACTGTCACTAAGGTGATTACCAAAAAAGATTTAAATAAAATGGTTTGGCGTTCGCTATTGTTGCAAGCTTCGTTTAACTATGAGCGGATGCAAGGTGGGGGCTGGACCTACAGTCTGATTCCTGGGTTAAAGAAAATTCATAAAAATGAAGAAGATTTATCCTCTTCGTTGCTCGATCATATGCAATTTTTTAATACCCATCCTTTTTTAGTTACCTTTATTCAAGGCATTATTTTAGCGATGGAAGAAAATAAAGAAAAACGTGATACGATTCGTGGGATTAAGGTCGCGATGATGGGTCCCTTAGGTGGAATTGGAGATGCTTTATTCTGGCTCACTTTATTGCCGATTACCGCTGGAATTGGGGCGGCTTTATCAAGTGATGGAAATCCCGTTGGACCTATTTTATTTTTAGTCGTTTTTAATGTGGTTCATTTTGGCTTACTGTTTTTCTTAATGCACTATGGTTATAATACTGGAACAAAAGCGATTGCTTCTTTAAAAGAGGGGACTAAAAAGATTTCGAGAGCTGCATCAATCGTTGGGTTAACGGTCATTGGTGCATTGGTTGCAACCTATATTAATTTTAATTTAGGCTTAACGATTCACGCGGGCGAAATCAAAGTTAATTTACAAGAAGGTGTCATTGATCAAATTATGCCAAAATTATTGCCTTTACTTTATACATTCTTTTGTTATTGGATGTTAAAAAAAGGCAAATCGCCTTTATTATTAATCGGCATTACTGTAATTGTTGGTGTTTTAGGTAGTTTTATTGGTTTATTTTAA
- the agaW gene encoding PTS N-acetylgalactosamine transporter subunit IIC produces the protein MLTQALLIGIWAGIAGIDLFNGLTHIHRPLVTGAVVGLILGDFKTGLMAGATLELVWAGMVPLAGAQPPNVVIGGIIGTAFAILTKQDPKVAVGIAVPFAVAAQGCVTLLFTAYSPVMHKMDDYAAKADTKSIDRLTYMGPLILFVFYFIISFLPIYFGADQAGKIVELLPTWLIGGLGVAGGIMPAVGFAMLLKIMFKWTYAPFFAIGFVAAAYGKLPILAIAIIGISFAAYDYFIGNKSDGESGNHKIKVLNDEEEDYSNGI, from the coding sequence ATGCTAACACAGGCATTGTTAATTGGTATTTGGGCAGGAATTGCTGGAATTGATTTATTTAATGGATTGACACATATTCATAGACCTTTAGTAACTGGAGCGGTTGTTGGACTTATTCTAGGTGATTTTAAAACAGGTTTAATGGCTGGTGCTACACTGGAATTGGTTTGGGCTGGTATGGTTCCCCTTGCTGGTGCTCAACCGCCAAATGTTGTTATTGGTGGAATAATTGGAACCGCTTTTGCTATTTTAACGAAACAAGATCCTAAGGTTGCTGTTGGAATTGCTGTACCATTTGCAGTTGCAGCACAAGGTTGTGTGACATTATTGTTCACAGCATATTCTCCAGTCATGCATAAAATGGATGACTATGCAGCTAAGGCAGACACGAAGTCTATTGATCGCCTAACCTATATGGGACCACTTATTCTCTTTGTTTTCTACTTCATTATTTCTTTTTTACCCATTTACTTTGGTGCAGATCAAGCTGGAAAAATTGTGGAACTTTTACCAACATGGCTCATTGGTGGTTTAGGTGTTGCCGGAGGAATCATGCCGGCTGTCGGATTTGCTATGCTGCTGAAGATCATGTTCAAATGGACATATGCTCCATTTTTTGCAATCGGTTTCGTAGCTGCAGCATATGGTAAACTTCCAATTTTAGCTATTGCGATTATCGGGATTTCGTTTGCAGCCTATGATTATTTTATCGGCAATAAATCAGATGGAGAAAGTGGCAACCACAAAATTAAGGTATTGAATGATGAAGAGGAGGACTATAGCAATGGCATCTAA